CTGGGAAGAAGTTGAAAAACGTAAAACCAATTCGAAAGAAAGTAGGGATTGTTTTTCAATTTCCAGAACATCAACTATTTGAAGAAACAGTAGAAAAGGATATAATGTTCGGTCCGATAAACTTTGGACTGACGGAAGAAGAAGCAAGAAAAAAAGCACACGAAGCACTCGCACACGTTGGATTACATCCAGATTTATTAACACGCTCACCTTTTGATTTGAGTGGTGGTCAAATGAGAAGAGTGGCCATTGCGGGAGTATTGGCGATGGAGCCAGAAGTGTTAGTGTTAGATGAACCAACGGCAGGACTCGATCCTAAAGGGCGAACAGAGATGATGGATATGTTTTATCGTCTTCATCAAGAAAAGGGGTTAACGACTATTTTAGTTACCCATAGTATGGAAGACGCAGCAAGGTACGCAGACACAATAGCTGTCATGCATGAAGGGACACTTGCCGTTACAGGTACACCGAAAGAACTGTTTCAATCGCCTGAACTTCTCTCTACTTATGGTCTCGATTTACCCGAAACGGTAAAGTTCATGATGAAAGTGGAGGAACAGCTTGGGATTAAAGTCAAGGACAAGCCCCTTACAATTGATGAAACTGTTACATTAATTAAACAAATGATTCGAGGTCAAGACCAACATGTTAAATAGTATGATTATCGGAAAATATGTACCAGGACAATCGATCATCCATCGCATGGACCCACGTGCAAAGCTTCTTTTTGTCTTTTTATTTGTTTTTGTCGTCTTTTTAGCCAATAATCCCCTTACGTATGCTTTATTAGGAGGCTATACGTTAGCTATCATCTTGTTAACAAGACTTCCAATTCGATTTTTAGTGAATGGATTAAAGCCCATTTTGTGGATTATTCTATTTACTTTTCTCTTGCATGTCTTGTTTACGAAAGAGGGAACAGTACTTTTCTCGATTGGTTTTTTGGATATATATGATATAGGGGTTCAACAAGGTGTTTTTATAACACTTCGGTTTATATATTTGATCATCATTACGACAATTTTGACATTAACTACGACACCTATCGAAATTACAGATGGGTTAGAAACGTTGCTAGGGCCGTTTAAAAAGTGGAAATTTCCCGTACATGAGTTAGCCTTGATGATGTCTATTTCGCTTCGGTTCATCCCAACCTTAATGGAAGAGACAGATAAAATCATGAAGGCGCAAATGGCAAGGGGAACGGATTTCACATCTGGTTCTGTGAAATCACGCCTTCAGGCCATCATCCCTCTTTTAGTTCCGCTGTTTATTAGCGCGTTTAAGCGAGCGGAGGATTTAGCAACAGCTATGGAGGCAAGAGGGTATAAAGGGAGCGAAGGAAGGACGAAACTGCGTCAGTTAAACTGGCATAGTCGAGACACGTTCGTTTTAGCTTCGTTTACCATGGTAACGATTCTATTGTTCTTACTACGCTCATAGGAGTGCTTTCATGAGAATCAAGTGCATTATTTCATACGATGGATCTGCCTTCAATGGATATCAAGTGCAACCGAATGAACGAACGGTTCAACAAGAGTTGCAACTAGCGCTTAAAAAGCTGCATAAAGGGAAAGAAATAAAAGTATATGCATCTGGGCGAACAGATACGTCCGTTCATGCACAAGGACAAGTCATCCATTTTGATACGGAATTACATATTCCAGTAGAAAAATGGCCCATCGCTTTAAATTCGTTGTTACCGGATGATATTGTTGTGCTGAATGCCGAATTAGTCGATGACGACTTTCATGCTCGGTTTAATGTAAAGAAGAAAGAGTATCGATATTTTGTGCAAACTGGTGCAACTCCGAATGTCTTTCTAAGAAATTATCGACACTTTATTTCGCATCAATTGAATATTGAGGCGATGAGAGAGGCAGCGAATTATTTAATAGGGACGCACGATTTTACAAGCTTCTGTTCAAGTAAAACAGAAGTAGAAGACAAGGTAAGAACGATCTTTTCGATTGACATTATTGAAGAAAAGAATGAACTCGTTTTTTGCTTCATAGGGAATGGCTTCCTTTATAACATGGTGAGGATTCTAGTAGGAACCCTTATCGAAGTAGGTATGGGTAAGCGAAAACCAGAAGATATGAAAAAAGTTTTAGAAGCTAAAAATCGAAGTGTTGCAGGGAAAACCGTTCCCGGAAAGGGATTATTCCTTTGGGAAGTTGTTTATGACAACTAAACCAGGTGTAACATTTTCTTGACATTGACTTCTCAACGTTATATCATATCATATGGTATGTATTTCAACCCCACGATTAGCCCCGGAAAGTAATCGTGTTTTGAAATAGACTAACAAATGAATTGGATTTTGATTTTTTAGGAGGGAAAATAATGCGTACAACGTTTATGGCGAAAGCAAACGAAGTAGAACGTAAATGGTACGTTGTAGATGCTGCAGGTAAAACTTTAGGTCGTCTTGCAAGCGAAGTTGCATCTATCTTACGCGGTAAGCATAAACCAATCTATACACCACATGTTGACACTGGTGATCATGTAATCATCATCAACGCTGAGCAAATCGAATTAACTGGTAATAAATTAGCTGACAAAATGTACTACCGTCACAGCCAACATCCAGGTGGTTTAAAATCTAGAACAGCTTTAGAAATGCGTACAAACTACCCTGAGAAAATGTTAGAGCTTGCGATTCGTGGTATGCTTCCAAAAGGAAAGCTTGGACGTCAAATGTTCAAAAAATTACACGTATATCGCGGTAGCGAACATCCACATCAAGCACAAAAACCAGAAGTTTACGAACTTCGCGGATAATATTTTAAGGAGGTTATGACTTTGGCACAGGTACAATACTACGGTACAGGTCGTCGTAAAAGCTCTGTTGCACGCGTTCGTCTAGTTCCTGGTGAAGGCCGTATCGTGATCAACAAACGCGACATTAAAGAATACATTCCGACTCAAGCATTAATTAACGATATTAAACAACCATTAGTGTTAACTGAAACTGAAGGTAACTACGATGTATTAGTTAACGTAACTGGTGGCGGTTTCACTGGTCAATCTGGAGCAATTCGTCACGGTATCGCTCGTGCTTTATTACAAGCTGATCCAGAATATCGTGCAACATTAAAACGCGCTGGTCTATTAACTCGTGACGCTCGTATGAAAGAGCGTAAGAAGTACGGACTTAAAGGCGCTCGTCGTGCTCCACAGTTCTCAAAACGTTAATTTTGGTACGACATATCGAAAAACCACAACACTTTGCTGTTGTGGTTTTTTATTTTGGTTACAGAAAGTTTAAGTTCAATAAAGTATTCTCTTTACCGTTTTTTTGGTGTCTAGCGCAAAGCGCCATCAGCTCGGGTCGCTTCGGCCCTGCTGTGGCGACGGAAGCCTCCTCGCAGGTCCTCCAGCGCCCTTCGCCTAAGGACTTGCGCTTTTCTTATGGTTTCTTAAAACGAGACAGTCCTTCCTGCCCGATTCGAAACCAACTACAACAATAGCCGTCTGGAACGGTTAACCT
This genomic window from Bacillus kexueae contains:
- the rpsI gene encoding 30S ribosomal protein S9 → MAQVQYYGTGRRKSSVARVRLVPGEGRIVINKRDIKEYIPTQALINDIKQPLVLTETEGNYDVLVNVTGGGFTGQSGAIRHGIARALLQADPEYRATLKRAGLLTRDARMKERKKYGLKGARRAPQFSKR
- the truA gene encoding tRNA pseudouridine(38-40) synthase TruA translates to MRIKCIISYDGSAFNGYQVQPNERTVQQELQLALKKLHKGKEIKVYASGRTDTSVHAQGQVIHFDTELHIPVEKWPIALNSLLPDDIVVLNAELVDDDFHARFNVKKKEYRYFVQTGATPNVFLRNYRHFISHQLNIEAMREAANYLIGTHDFTSFCSSKTEVEDKVRTIFSIDIIEEKNELVFCFIGNGFLYNMVRILVGTLIEVGMGKRKPEDMKKVLEAKNRSVAGKTVPGKGLFLWEVVYDN
- a CDS encoding energy-coupling factor transporter transmembrane component T family protein, translating into MLNSMIIGKYVPGQSIIHRMDPRAKLLFVFLFVFVVFLANNPLTYALLGGYTLAIILLTRLPIRFLVNGLKPILWIILFTFLLHVLFTKEGTVLFSIGFLDIYDIGVQQGVFITLRFIYLIIITTILTLTTTPIEITDGLETLLGPFKKWKFPVHELALMMSISLRFIPTLMEETDKIMKAQMARGTDFTSGSVKSRLQAIIPLLVPLFISAFKRAEDLATAMEARGYKGSEGRTKLRQLNWHSRDTFVLASFTMVTILLFLLRS
- a CDS encoding energy-coupling factor ABC transporter ATP-binding protein; this translates as MQISINQLEHRYQVRTPFERLALYDVSLQIEEGSYVAIIGHTGSGKSTLLQHLNALLVPTKGSIQLGDYRVEAGKKLKNVKPIRKKVGIVFQFPEHQLFEETVEKDIMFGPINFGLTEEEARKKAHEALAHVGLHPDLLTRSPFDLSGGQMRRVAIAGVLAMEPEVLVLDEPTAGLDPKGRTEMMDMFYRLHQEKGLTTILVTHSMEDAARYADTIAVMHEGTLAVTGTPKELFQSPELLSTYGLDLPETVKFMMKVEEQLGIKVKDKPLTIDETVTLIKQMIRGQDQHVK
- the rplM gene encoding 50S ribosomal protein L13, giving the protein MRTTFMAKANEVERKWYVVDAAGKTLGRLASEVASILRGKHKPIYTPHVDTGDHVIIINAEQIELTGNKLADKMYYRHSQHPGGLKSRTALEMRTNYPEKMLELAIRGMLPKGKLGRQMFKKLHVYRGSEHPHQAQKPEVYELRG